Genomic window (Ureibacillus composti):
TCCACTTATTCCAATGGAGTGGAAAGTAGAAAATTGGAAAGCCTTTTTTTTAATTTTGTCTTCCTATTCTGGTTCGGAATTTCTGGTATTTTTGGGACCATGGCTTAAAACAAACAATAAAACCTTTCACTATTTGTCTTACGGCAACGCTCTTACCGTTGTAGAGTATGTATTCCTATTTATAGCATCCCTATTTTATTTCGGTTCCAATTTTTTAAGTAAAACTCAATATCCACTTATTAATATGGGCCGTTATTTTCAAAACCCATTGTTTGAACGAATTGATATAATGATGCTTTCCTTTCTATTATTTAACCTAGTTTTTGCAGTTTCTCTATTTCTACTATTGTTTTATGGAGCATCTAAAATAGCTTTTGGTAAAATGAGCAAGCCGTCCAGTGTAAAAGGTTTGTTATTCAGTGTATTCCTTATTTTTATCGGAATGGTTCTTGTGAATGAATTATTTTGGAAGTCTTGGGAGAAGCAGAACTTTTTACTTAATCTTCAAATTATAGCTGGAAGCATAAGCTATTTTCTTGTTCCACTTGTTATTGTTTTAGTAATGAAAAAAGAGGGGGTTAAAAAACATGCGTCTACATAAAAGGGTATGTAAAAGATTGATACTCCTTTTTATGACTTTTTGGTTATCTGGCTGTGCCCCTTTTACCGAAAACAACCTTATTGAAGAAATTTCTCCCGTTACCTTTTTGTCAATTAGTAAGGGGGATAAAGGGAAATTAAAAGTCAGTACAATTATGCCTCCTCTAAGTAAAGAAAATAAGTTTGTTATGACGCAAGAAGTCAACTTATTAAAGGAGGGAGTACAGAAGTACAACTTAAACTCCTACCAGGAAATTAAATCCGGACAAATGCGGATGCTGGTAATTAGTGATGAACTTGGAAAAGACGGGATTATGTCCATTATAAATGTATTATTGACTGATCCGGATATTTCTCCGAGAATCTATTTAGTTATCGCAAAAGGAAATTTTGATGAATACTTGGAAAGTCAATTGGACAAAGATGAAAACTTTGATTACTCGTTTTACCGAATGCTGAAGCATTATGAGAAAAAAAACCAAGGAGAATTAACTGTCGTTAATCTTCATGAATTTAAAAATTTCCTCTATACTCCTTATTCAGATCCTTTCTTGCCTGTATTCAAAATAGAAGAGGATGGGGTCAACTATGAAGGTACAGCCTTGTTTCAAGATGACAAGCTAGTTGAAACTATTTCATCTTTAGATGATCGTATCTTCCAGCTGATAAACAACGATCACTACTTAGTTGTTTTACCGATTCAAAAATTTGAAATTGTACTGGGTCATGTTAGATCTAAAATAATAGTAGATATCGATAGCAGCTATTCTACAATGACCTATACCGTGAATATAGACACTAGGATTGAGGAATACCGGGGAGAGAAGCAATTATTTGACCCAAAGCAGTTAGAAAATATGAAAAAAGATATCGAAACCCATCTTGAAAAACAAACACATGAACTAGTTAAAAAGATGCAAGAATTGAAAGTGGATCCATTACAGCTTGGCATACAAACAAAAAAACCATTCTCAAAACCAATGGAAGAAAAAAAATGGATTGAAATGTTTGAGAAGATGGACATTAAAATAAAATACAATATTAATATCGATCCTTTGACGGATGCAAATTCAAAAAGGCAAAACCTTTAATTTTTCCTATCGAATAACCCATAACGTAAACAAAATGCCCTAGAATCTAACGATTCTAGGGCATTTTGTTTACAATTTATCGCTTTGTGTAATTTCTGTCATAATTATATGATAACACAAACGAGCGTTGTGGTCGAAAACTTGGGAAATGACCATGATTTCATCACATCCGCCTGGCTTTCCTCCAAAAATGTCTG
Coding sequences:
- a CDS encoding GerAB/ArcD/ProY family transporter, producing the protein MMETHQLFKKNETYNGLYAMLLVNRLQMLYFFLIMPNILINPYMIWVLIAVGILSQLNLLLLSKWLLTRLSSNGYNGFVQLFGKKLVRFLSFIGLFFILLKLSVITLGFSEIVQTFILPTTDTNFLIFFILLLCFYVAGRGVEHTIRFVFISFFFTFWMITFFVFFFFPPIAHLSDLYPLIPMEWKVENWKAFFLILSSYSGSEFLVFLGPWLKTNNKTFHYLSYGNALTVVEYVFLFIASLFYFGSNFLSKTQYPLINMGRYFQNPLFERIDIMMLSFLLFNLVFAVSLFLLLFYGASKIAFGKMSKPSSVKGLLFSVFLIFIGMVLVNELFWKSWEKQNFLLNLQIIAGSISYFLVPLVIVLVMKKEGVKKHAST
- a CDS encoding Ger(x)C family spore germination protein, whose translation is MRLHKRVCKRLILLFMTFWLSGCAPFTENNLIEEISPVTFLSISKGDKGKLKVSTIMPPLSKENKFVMTQEVNLLKEGVQKYNLNSYQEIKSGQMRMLVISDELGKDGIMSIINVLLTDPDISPRIYLVIAKGNFDEYLESQLDKDENFDYSFYRMLKHYEKKNQGELTVVNLHEFKNFLYTPYSDPFLPVFKIEEDGVNYEGTALFQDDKLVETISSLDDRIFQLINNDHYLVVLPIQKFEIVLGHVRSKIIVDIDSSYSTMTYTVNIDTRIEEYRGEKQLFDPKQLENMKKDIETHLEKQTHELVKKMQELKVDPLQLGIQTKKPFSKPMEEKKWIEMFEKMDIKIKYNINIDPLTDANSKRQNL